ATGCTTTCTACCATACGTGGAGCTCGCTCCATGTAAATACCGACCAATCCTTCTGTTGTTAGTCCTGTTTTACGTAGGAGATGACCCAGTCGATTCGCCCCTTCATTTACTTCTTGGTAGGTTATCTGACAATCTTGGTAATGCAACGCTACCTTCTTAGGCTGTTTCAGCGCGTAATCTTCTACATAATGGTAAATCGAACGTTCTGTGTCAAAAGCTTGCTCTGTTGCGTTAAATTGATCAATAATCTCCGCTTGATTTCCCAGATAGTCTAATTCCGACAAGGTATTCTTTCCATCTGTAATCTGCTTAGCTATATGAATGAAGCAATCTAAAAATGATTCACCCGGAAATAGCTGTTGATCATAGTAAACGGAAAGCTCAACGGTATCTGATAACGCTTTGACCCATATATTAACCTGTCGCTCAGAATAACGAGGATGATAATAGTGAATATAAGTCATCTCTTGACAAACCGGAATCATCGTAAAGTTAAGATAATTGAAGTAAAAAGATACTTCTTCTTCCCCTATGATATTTTTTTGCTCCATCATGGAAATATCTCGATAGGCATGATCTTCCGATTTTATTTTCATCAAGTGAGCGAAATAGTCTTTCATTTCCATATCTGGTTTGAAAATATGACGTGGAAACAATAAGGGTGTCACTTGATAAAAGTTTCCGACAGTATGGGAGTACTCTCGCGAACGTCCATTAATAACATTGCGTATCAGAAAATCGGATTGCTGGTTGCTATAAATTTTAACCAACAAACCATATACCCCCCATAAGAAATGGGATAGCCGTACCTTCTCCTGTTCACAATATCTCTTGATCTGTACAAACAATTCAGCTGGTATCCGAGTGGTTTGACTTACAACTGCAGATTCCTGTTCTATACCGCTAGTAGAAAGTTGCTCCACATTAGAAAGCTTTTCCTTCCAATGTTTTTTGATGATATTGGTATCAAACGATTGTAAGTTATCCGAAACATAAGCAGGGAAGCTCTCTGTTTCCTTTGGTTTATATTCTGTACCGTTCTCCAAAGCTTCATAGCTTGCGATGATATGCTCAATAATAATTTTTACTCCTACACCATCAATGATGAGGTTATGAGCTAAAATACAAAACGTATGATTCCCAGCCTGATCAGTAGCAAATACGAATCTGACAAGCTTTGGCTCAAATAAGTTCCATGGAACGTTTAGCTCCTGTTCAATCAGCTTTGTTATAAAAGCACTGCTTGTTTCGGCTCCCTCTGTTTTGTATTCTTCGTAGGAAAACGGACTATTTTTCTTTACAGCTTGATAAAGTGTAGCGCCATTCTTAAGTAGATGAGCATGAAGCTGCGGTGTCTGATTAAAAACATGCTCGGTTGCCTGCTTCCATCGCTCTTGATTGATCTTTGCTGGGAGATCGATGGAGGTGGAGAAAAGATAACATAGCCCATTGTTTTGAGTAAGCAAAATATCGTAATACATGTCTCGTTGAGTGGTTGTCAATGGATAAACACATTCATAATCAGACTTTGATAAGGCTAAATGGTTAAATAATGAGTTTTCCGTCCCGTTACTCATTTGTATCTTACTAATTTCGCTCATAGGATGCTCAAGCAGCTCTATCAGTAGCTTTTTGAACCAATCGATCAATACATCCAGCTTTGTTTCGCTAAAAATAGCAGCATTGCATTCCATAAGGCAGGATAAACCATCATTCGTTTCTTGGATTAACAAGCTTACATCACTACGAGTAGCTGCATTTTTAACCTCAAAAGGTGTCAGCGTTAATTCCCCTGCTGATAAGGTATTTGGCAATTCATGATCTGCGCTTTGATACGTAAAGCCTGCGCGGACCTTTTCAATAGGAAATTGAAGCCGCTCTACCATGTATTCCAGTGGGTAATCCTGATTTTCAATCATTTCCACAATTTGCTGTTTCATCTCTTCAATTATATGCAGCCATGTTTTATTACTCGTCACCTGTAAGCGGACAGGTAGTGTATGGACAAACATACCTACCATATTTTCGACGAACGGATGAGTACGACCAGAGGTTACTGTGAGTACCGCTATATCCTCGGTGTAGCAGCATTTAGCAAGAAAAATCTCATAAACGGCAAATAGGGTATGATATAAGGTTGCCTTGCACTGATCACTGATTTTTTTGAGAGCTGCTGTTGTTTCTGCATCGATCTTGAAGCTTTGCACATGCCCCCGGCCATTTTGAGTCGAATTCACGTCAACATCAACCGGCAAATTTAATTCAGGAAGCGGTTCAGCTAGTAGATTACGCCAATAGGTTTCTTGCTTCTGCACATTTTCTGTAGATAAGAATGAATTCTGCCAGGCTGCAAAATCCTTATAGGTGGCACTTAGTTCTGGCAACTGTTCACCCTGATATAAATGAAGCAGTTCTTTTATCAGGATATTCATGCTTAGTCCATCTGAAATAATATGATGCATGTCCAGTAGTAAAATGTGCTTTTCCTCTGCGACTTTTACTAGTTGCAGACGTATTAGAGGTGCCTCAGAAAGCACAAAGGGTTGAACAAATTCCTCTGTGAGACTACTTAGCTGTTCCTCTGTTCCTTCTGTATACACCAATGGAATGTCTACTTCATCGTGAATTTGTTGAACAATCTCTCCCTCTCTAAGGTGAAAAGATGTTCGCAATGATTCATGCCGAGAAATAACATGCTTAATCTGTTCACGAAGTTTTGCATAGTCCAAATTTCCTTCGATACAAATCCCGACAGGCAGGTTATAGCTAGTTCCATTCTGGGCTTCCTGCTCTGCTAGAACGTATAACCTTTTTTGAACAGAAGAAACCGGATAATCATCTTGTTTTGTCAATTTCGTAATAAGAGGTACACCCATACCAGTTCCCTGTACAGTATTAGCCGCTAGTTCCCTGATGGTTGGATAGAGAAACATATGATGCAAAGGGATAAAGCAATCAAATTCCTTCTGCATTCTCATAGCAATGGTAGATGCCTGTAGAGATTGACCGCCTAAATCAAAGAAGTTATCTTCCGTGCCAAATTGCTTACTTTCTAAAACATCACTCCAAATCGCCCAAATTTTTTCCTCCGTATCATTGGCAGGTAAAGTAAAACCACTCTCAACTTCTTGGTAGGAAAATGGATCAGGTAATTCAGAAAGATCGAGCCCTCCAGCACTGCGTAGAGGCATTCCCATTTGTTTTACAAAATGAGTAGGCCGCATAAATTCTGGAAGACAAGACGATAGGAACGAGCGAAGCTTTTGAATATTCAATTGATCTGGCTGACTAGTAAAGAGATACGCAGACAGAAGCTCTTTATTGTGGGCCTGATCATCAGCATTCCTCACGATTGCTCGATCTACACCAGGAAATAGCTCCAGCACGGCTTCAATTTCTTGTGTATAAATGCGATGGTTATTACGTCTCGCTTGGTTATCTGTGTTTCCTATATACTCCAATTCGCCTTCTGGTAAGAATCGAGTTAATTCCCTGGTCGCATACGCAAATTGTTTATCAACATGTCCCCATGTAAGGTACAAATTCCCTGCTACACCCACTGGTACAGGCTGTCTCTGATCATCTACGATCTCTGGTTGAAAAAAGCCTATTGGATAACCTAATGGAACCTTTTGCAGGTCCGCCCGTTCTCGGTCAAATGCTTCATGTGCTGTTATAAGCATCGGAACTTTCTTCATGCTAAAGGTGCGCAACAGCCTTGAACCACTCGGCAAAAATTCCTTCCATTGAGCTAGGTGTTGGTAAAGTAATACTTCTGCATCAAGGACAATAAGCTTGAGCAGATCAACTTCTTGTAGGGAAGTCAGTATACGCTTTGTATGCTCGTCTAGCTGGCTACCCTTATGAATGAAAATGGTTTTTCCAGTGTCATTGCTTTTGCCAAGGAAAGCATCATCTTGATGAGCAATTCGTAGAGTCGCTCCATTTACTAGAGCTGGTATCCACAGCTTTTCCCAGAAGCCTGCTTCATCAGCCGAAGTAATATATACACAATCTGAGCTTGTAAGCTCACATTTTTCTTTTACTGCCTCTGCATAACACATGAGCTGTTGATGTGTAAAGCCGCCAACATCTGGTACGATTTGCACCATTTTGTCTTTGCGATTCTGTGATTGTAGGTTTGTAGAAGCTACCTGTTTTACATCTTCCTGTATTTCTTGAAGATCAATAATCTGCTTAGCATGCTCCTTGACAAATGCTGTCGCTTCTCGTGTTATGACTACCGCATGCTGTAATAGATCGCTCGGTTCTTCATTTAGATAGGTGTACGTGTAGCCTGCTTTTATCACAGCAAGAATACTTACAATCGCTTCTATAGAAGTAGGTAAGCAAATGATCATTTGCTGATTTGGTTCGATATTCATCTGCTGTATCCAGTGCGCTAATTGATTAGACTGCTCATGAAGGGATTGATACGTAATTTCGCTATTCCCGCATAAAACAGCATTCTTGTCGGGATGCTCAAACGCCCATTTTTCTACCTGCTCATGAATAAACAATTGATCCTTACTTTCTAGAAGGACTTGCTCTTTCAGGTTCTGCGACGCTTTCAGATGATGTGTAAGCAGTGGTATACCGGAAAGTGAGCGATCAGAATAACGGACCAAATCCTCTACTAATCTAGCAAATCCATTGATCCATCCATCTATGATTCCATGTTCAGAGAGATCAGCATTGTATTCAAATTCAAGATGTAATTCGGCCCCTACTTCAATAACATTAAGTCCGATATCCTGCTTGGTTGTAACCTTAGGAAAAGGTACAAACTCTACTGCACATTCAGGAAATTGCAAATTGCCTGTCGGCCGATCCATGTTGAAGGTTGCAGTAATTCCAGGTAGCTTAGGACTCTTTGCTTGAGCTGCTAGCATTTTGCCAATTAAAGCCATTGAGCAATGCTGATATTGGTAAACCTCAAAGGCATTCTTTTTCACTACGCTACTAACCTTTTCAAAGGTCATATCTGGCTCAATGTGCCCATGAATCGGTAGCATATTTACACATTGCCCTACTAAATGTGAGGAGCCTGCAAGCGCTTGTCCTCCACTAGGGATACCAATGAACATCGAATTTTGACCTGTTATCTTATGCAAAAACACCTGAAAAGAGGCTAAAAGAGTCATAAATAAGCTATTTCTCTGCTTCTTACTAAACTCTCTTAGTTTGTTTACAACATCGGCTTGTAGAATGAGAGTTGTGCGATTTCCTATGTAGCTACGTTTTGCAGGCTTCATTTTTGAACTTGGAAAATCCAGTACTTCAAACGGTTTTGTACTCTGTTGCTCCCAAAAAGGTACTGCTTCTGAAAGCTGACTCTGCTGCTTATCTTGCCATGCGATAAAATCTCTATACTGCATAGGCTCAGGGAGAACTATTTTCTGATCATGATAGGCAGCGGTATAAAGCGACTCCAATTCCTTTACAAGAATACCTACTGACCATCCATCAGCAATAATATGATGGATAATGAAAACGAGCTGATAAACATCTTTTTCTATTTGCAGGATATAGGCTTTAAATAACGGACCTTTTTCCAGATGAAAGACTTGTTTACCCTCGTTATCCATCCACGCCTGTGCTTGTTTTTTGGCATCCACGCCCGGTTGATCTAAAAAATCAACCAATGGTACGTCAAGCACCATTTTGGGATGGATACACTGATATTCGCCATCTGCGCTTATCGTTGTTCGTAGGGATTCATGTCTATCAACAAGTTGCTGTATGGCATCACGCATGCTATCCACTTTTAATTGACCTGTTAGTTGAAGCACGAAGCATTCATTATACGAACGCGACTCTTCTTCTCCTAATTGACAAAAAAACCATAATTGCTTTTGCTCTTCTGATAACGGTACCTGTAGCTTATTTTTAACTCCCTTATCTAGGCTCTCTTCTAAGGGAGTGTCAGGAAAAAAACCTGCTTTCTTCATCTCCTCTATACTGTCTTTAACTGCGTCAATGATTTTTTCGATATCTTGATCAGTATGAGCAGTGGACAAGAAGCAGTTTCTTCCTTCCCAGGTATAAATACCACGGAACAGCAGATGGTAAAATAATATTTCTTGCGTACCTTTTAATACAAAACGGAACAAAGAGCCAAAATGAACCATTCGAATAGAGATATTTTGTTCTCTAAAATAAGCGTTAAGCGTTTGGCACATACGTGCTGTTCGTTGGTTTACCTCTTCTTGTAGGGTACTTCCTTGTTGTTTCAGATGCTCTAGAGTCACTTTTGCGGCTACCATGGTCAAGGGATGATGGCAAAATGTCCCTGCAACGAATGTACGCTTTTCCGCAACTGGTGGATAAGATTGATCACCGTATTGCCAGTATCCTCCGTCAATACAATCTAAATAGGCAGTTTTTCCAGCAACAACACCTATAGGCATTCCGCCTCCAACAATTTTCCCATAGGTTACCATATCAGCCTGAACACCAAACCATGCTTGGGCACCGCCGGGATGGATACGGAAACCGGTAATCACTTCATCAAAAATGAGGGCTGTGCCAAGCTCAGTTGTCAGAGCACGCAAGGAGTGTAAAAACTCTTTTGGCTGTAATTCTGGATCACGGCTTTGAACTGGTTCAACCAATACCGCTGCTAGATCATCGGCATTCTCCCGGATGATTTGCAAGGCCTTCTCACTGCCATATTCAAGCACCAAAATATCATCGCTCATGCTTGCTGGAACACCTGGAGCCATCGGTTTGGAGCTACCATCGTCTTTAGCCGTATCAGTGCGAGCTAAGATACCGTCAAAGCTGCCATGGTAAGAGCCTGCAAAGATAGCAATTTTCGAGCGGCCCGTATAAGCTCGGGCTATCCGGACAGCAACCATAACCGCTTCCGTACCTGAGTTATAAAAGGCAACCCGATCTACTCCTGCGATTTCAGAAATTAATTCAGCCACTTCTCCGCTTAATCGTGACATGGGACCTACAGGGAAGCCTCGCTTCAACTCTTCATTGATAGCCTCTGTGATAAAGGCAGGATTATGTCCAAGCAGGTTAACCCCAAATCCCATGCATATGTCAATATATTCATTTCCATCGATATCCCACAGCTTAGAACCCATAGCTCGATCGCTAACGATTGGGTATATCATTTCTTTCCAGTTGGAACGATATCCCGCCACATTTCGATTATTAGCAAGTACATTGCGATAGTTTTGCGCTAACAGCTTGGAGGAGCGAGTTTTGTCAGAATACCTCGTTATAAAATCCTGTAGATGGCTACGTTCTTGCATTGTTACATTATGTGCTGACTCAAAAGAAACCTTTTGATAGGGAACGAACACTTCTTTTTGGTTGTTTTCTTTTGCTAGATTTCTAAAACCAACAGGAGGTTCTTGTACAATCGTAGCTTCTCCTCTAGCTTGTAAACGACGCTCATCAATTGCTATAGGAGCTGGGGCTAAGCTCTCCCTCTGACCATTCGGCTGTAGTAAACGAAATACATCCAGTTGTTTTGCCATTATTTCTAATTGCTGACTCATCAATTGCTCAAGCCCACCTAGATCGGTCTGTCCATGTCCATTGCCCGTTGGAACTGGTTGATAGTCAGATACGTGTGGTTGAGAAGCCTCTCTACTTGCTACCTGTACAGTTTCTTCAGATGGTTTCGTAGCCATAGCCTCGCACTTCATAGAACTTGCAAAAAAACTGTCAGGTAAGACTTGCGCTAGATAATTTGCTACATTGTATGTGTTATTTAATTCTTCAAAAAACATAGTAAAGGATATTTGAACACCGTATGTATCCTTGATTTGGTTGTTCAGTTGAATAAATAGAATTGAGTCAAATCCTAGATCATAAAAATTAGCATGCACATCAAATTCTTGCTCATTTATTTCTGCTTGCGTGCACACCATGTGTTTTACGTTCTGTAAAATCGTTTCTATTCTCTGACTCTCAAAATGATCGTTGTTTACTTCAGAGTTAGTAGAATGTGCATTCAAAATGTTTCCCTCTCTTTCGTCGATACATGCTGTTCGGGATTCAATCCAATATCGCTTGCGATCAAATGGATACACAGGTCCGCTGATCCTTTTTCGCTTTTCATTCCTATAGATAAGATCCCAGTCAATAATCGCTCCTGACACATATGCCTGACATAAGCTGACTAAGGCTTCAGAACTTGTCCGGTCTGTATCCAGGTATTTCTGGGCTGCTTCTTTTGCTTCTTGCGTAAATTCTTGAATTTCTCGCTCGCTAACTTTTCCTTTTGAAAGATCACACTGTTGTTCGCGTACGATCTTATGGATTCCATAGAATACATGATGACTCACATGTAATCTGGATTCGTTTGGATGAACTGCTGATAATACGGTAGCTGCTTGTTCTAACTCTTCTATCAATTCCTGTTTGGTAGAAAATGCAAGAGCAAGACGATGAGAATAATGTGCGCGGCCTCTGTTAGCCGTATAACAAATATCTGATAAAATCTCATCTGGTTTATCCGACAAAAAACGGATATATTCTTGTACCAGCGCTTGAAGAGAGG
The nucleotide sequence above comes from Brevibacillus laterosporus LMG 15441. Encoded proteins:
- a CDS encoding non-ribosomal peptide synthetase, which gives rise to MLNFDSFKLDSLISETESDIKAVDKKSIAIIGMSGQFPKASHLEAFWNNLCNGEDCIGPFPESRQADTKAYLRTIKSTAEDTYYEGAFLEEIDKFDAAFFRLSPKEASYMSPTQRLFLESAWHALEDAGYGGETCKGSKTGVYVGFSGDALHDYKGLIKEVGHESIPLFIPGNLSPIIASRIAYLLDLRGPSLTIDTTCSSSAVAIHTACQALRNGECNMAIAGSVGLHFMPLDNELKLGIESSTRRTRAFDRNSDGTGVGEGVAALILKPLHQAIHDRDHIYAVIKGSALNHDGTSNGLTAPNVLAQKEVILAAWQDAGIEPETISYIEAHGTGTALGDPIEVEAIQKAFRTFTDRSQFCAIGSVKSNIGHLGAAAGLAGIIKSVLALKHKKIPPTLHFEMPNRQIAFENSPVYVNTALRTWETKEEPLRCGISSFGLSGTNCHIILEEAPVQEDEAADYLPQRIEVLAISAKSLTSLQALVQEYIRFLSDKPDEILSDICYTANRGRAHYSHRLALAFSTKQELIEELEQAATVLSAVHPNESRLHVSHHVFYGIHKIVREQQCDLSKGKVSEREIQEFTQEAKEAAQKYLDTDRTSSEALVSLCQAYVSGAIIDWDLIYRNEKRKRISGPVYPFDRKRYWIESRTACIDEREGNILNAHSTNSEVNNDHFESQRIETILQNVKHMVCTQAEINEQEFDVHANFYDLGFDSILFIQLNNQIKDTYGVQISFTMFFEELNNTYNVANYLAQVLPDSFFASSMKCEAMATKPSEETVQVASREASQPHVSDYQPVPTGNGHGQTDLGGLEQLMSQQLEIMAKQLDVFRLLQPNGQRESLAPAPIAIDERRLQARGEATIVQEPPVGFRNLAKENNQKEVFVPYQKVSFESAHNVTMQERSHLQDFITRYSDKTRSSKLLAQNYRNVLANNRNVAGYRSNWKEMIYPIVSDRAMGSKLWDIDGNEYIDICMGFGVNLLGHNPAFITEAINEELKRGFPVGPMSRLSGEVAELISEIAGVDRVAFYNSGTEAVMVAVRIARAYTGRSKIAIFAGSYHGSFDGILARTDTAKDDGSSKPMAPGVPASMSDDILVLEYGSEKALQIIRENADDLAAVLVEPVQSRDPELQPKEFLHSLRALTTELGTALIFDEVITGFRIHPGGAQAWFGVQADMVTYGKIVGGGMPIGVVAGKTAYLDCIDGGYWQYGDQSYPPVAEKRTFVAGTFCHHPLTMVAAKVTLEHLKQQGSTLQEEVNQRTARMCQTLNAYFREQNISIRMVHFGSLFRFVLKGTQEILFYHLLFRGIYTWEGRNCFLSTAHTDQDIEKIIDAVKDSIEEMKKAGFFPDTPLEESLDKGVKNKLQVPLSEEQKQLWFFCQLGEEESRSYNECFVLQLTGQLKVDSMRDAIQQLVDRHESLRTTISADGEYQCIHPKMVLDVPLVDFLDQPGVDAKKQAQAWMDNEGKQVFHLEKGPLFKAYILQIEKDVYQLVFIIHHIIADGWSVGILVKELESLYTAAYHDQKIVLPEPMQYRDFIAWQDKQQSQLSEAVPFWEQQSTKPFEVLDFPSSKMKPAKRSYIGNRTTLILQADVVNKLREFSKKQRNSLFMTLLASFQVFLHKITGQNSMFIGIPSGGQALAGSSHLVGQCVNMLPIHGHIEPDMTFEKVSSVVKKNAFEVYQYQHCSMALIGKMLAAQAKSPKLPGITATFNMDRPTGNLQFPECAVEFVPFPKVTTKQDIGLNVIEVGAELHLEFEYNADLSEHGIIDGWINGFARLVEDLVRYSDRSLSGIPLLTHHLKASQNLKEQVLLESKDQLFIHEQVEKWAFEHPDKNAVLCGNSEITYQSLHEQSNQLAHWIQQMNIEPNQQMIICLPTSIEAIVSILAVIKAGYTYTYLNEEPSDLLQHAVVITREATAFVKEHAKQIIDLQEIQEDVKQVASTNLQSQNRKDKMVQIVPDVGGFTHQQLMCYAEAVKEKCELTSSDCVYITSADEAGFWEKLWIPALVNGATLRIAHQDDAFLGKSNDTGKTIFIHKGSQLDEHTKRILTSLQEVDLLKLIVLDAEVLLYQHLAQWKEFLPSGSRLLRTFSMKKVPMLITAHEAFDRERADLQKVPLGYPIGFFQPEIVDDQRQPVPVGVAGNLYLTWGHVDKQFAYATRELTRFLPEGELEYIGNTDNQARRNNHRIYTQEIEAVLELFPGVDRAIVRNADDQAHNKELLSAYLFTSQPDQLNIQKLRSFLSSCLPEFMRPTHFVKQMGMPLRSAGGLDLSELPDPFSYQEVESGFTLPANDTEEKIWAIWSDVLESKQFGTEDNFFDLGGQSLQASTIAMRMQKEFDCFIPLHHMFLYPTIRELAANTVQGTGMGVPLITKLTKQDDYPVSSVQKRLYVLAEQEAQNGTSYNLPVGICIEGNLDYAKLREQIKHVISRHESLRTSFHLREGEIVQQIHDEVDIPLVYTEGTEEQLSSLTEEFVQPFVLSEAPLIRLQLVKVAEEKHILLLDMHHIISDGLSMNILIKELLHLYQGEQLPELSATYKDFAAWQNSFLSTENVQKQETYWRNLLAEPLPELNLPVDVDVNSTQNGRGHVQSFKIDAETTAALKKISDQCKATLYHTLFAVYEIFLAKCCYTEDIAVLTVTSGRTHPFVENMVGMFVHTLPVRLQVTSNKTWLHIIEEMKQQIVEMIENQDYPLEYMVERLQFPIEKVRAGFTYQSADHELPNTLSAGELTLTPFEVKNAATRSDVSLLIQETNDGLSCLMECNAAIFSETKLDVLIDWFKKLLIELLEHPMSEISKIQMSNGTENSLFNHLALSKSDYECVYPLTTTQRDMYYDILLTQNNGLCYLFSTSIDLPAKINQERWKQATEHVFNQTPQLHAHLLKNGATLYQAVKKNSPFSYEEYKTEGAETSSAFITKLIEQELNVPWNLFEPKLVRFVFATDQAGNHTFCILAHNLIIDGVGVKIIIEHIIASYEALENGTEYKPKETESFPAYVSDNLQSFDTNIIKKHWKEKLSNVEQLSTSGIEQESAVVSQTTRIPAELFVQIKRYCEQEKVRLSHFLWGVYGLLVKIYSNQQSDFLIRNVINGRSREYSHTVGNFYQVTPLLFPRHIFKPDMEMKDYFAHLMKIKSEDHAYRDISMMEQKNIIGEEEVSFYFNYLNFTMIPVCQEMTYIHYYHPRYSERQVNIWVKALSDTVELSVYYDQQLFPGESFLDCFIHIAKQITDGKNTLSELDYLGNQAEIIDQFNATEQAFDTERSIYHYVEDYALKQPKKVALHYQDCQITYQEVNEGANRLGHLLRKTGLTTEGLVGIYMERAPRMVESILAVWKVGAAYTPIDPEYPLDRVLGILQESQAQVLLTTSDLVSDTVRNGFAGRIICLDQIRDDLMKESADNVNIPLDMNQLSYVIYTSGSTGKPKGAMVEHIGMMNHIFAKVDGVKITSESIVAQNSSHCFDISVWQFFVALVCGGTTVIYPNELILNTKHFIDQVGQDSVTVLEVVPSYLSVMLDLLEKECQTFQSLEYLLVTGETLKQNVVKKWFSLYPSIPIINAYGPTEASDDITHYYMDTVPDMPTIPIGQPLQNFNIYIVNENLQQCPIGVKGEILVSGIGVGRGYLYDTKRTQAAFMDDPFPVEKGRRMYKTGDLGRWLPGGIIEFYGRKDHQVKIRGFRIELGEIESKLVQIPAINEAIVTDLEDEFGNKYLCGYIVCNSQIDNAEVKAILSKVLPAYMIPSYLIQLDKMPVNTNGKVDRKALPVPVSDETRESVKAANITEEKLLQIWESVLGIKGISVTDHFFENGGHSLKAIMLLSRIHKVFDVEMSLRQIFEMPTIKEQATYLRNAQKSMHVSIQPAPKKDCYPLSDGQKSLFLQHQLNMESTSYNMPGILLLEGELDKGRLEKALQEIVHRHESLRTSFDLVDGEPMQIIQEESQLTLNDINVEEREIEEQIKRFVQPFDLSKSPLLRVTIAELSATRHLLFVDLHHIISDGVSLGVFIREIMDLYQGKELAPLSIQYKDFTNWQAQEGKKIMDTQGEYWKNMFANEVPVLSLPTDWERPKMKSFEGERIRFVLDSDISQGVYEVSKKSNTTLFMLLMAAYQILLAKYANQEDIITGTAVAGRSHADLENVMGMFINILPIRTQPQSDKTFVQYLGEVKQLILQAFEHQQYPMEQLPESLKLSRDLSRNPLFDTMFTMQNMEIPEIELEGMRVSSYPYATKVAKFDLTLEAKEQDNRLHFELEYATSLFTPETAERMTRDYQHILRTIVLDDQVRLRDISLEKTFTKVKKAIQTEIDFHF